ACAACGAAGACGTCTGGGAGTTGTATAATTTCAAAAAACAAGGCGTTCCCGCTTCGTGGGCCAACGGCGGAAACGGCGGGGTCAGGTTGGAAAAAACAGGCGGCAACCCGACGATCCATGCGTTTACCGGCGGATTTACGTTAAAAGCCGGAATGCCTGTTCTGTTCCGTTTTTCGCTTCTCATCACACCGCTAAAACCGATCGACACCGACATGCACTGGCAGCACAGGTATTACCACAAAGATACATGGAATAACGAAATACCCGATATCGAAGAGGCGAAAGAAGTCGGTGCCGCGATCATAAATCTGCACCAGGGCGGGCCTTTGAATCCGTTCATCAACTATCCCTTCGAACAGTCGGACAACCTTTCCCTGCAGACAAAGCAAGCGCACGATACCGGCCTGAGGTATAAGATTTATTACACCGTGAGGGAACTGACCAATCACGCCGCGGAACTGCCCGTGCTTCGCGCGCTGGGCAGCGAGATTTTGATGGACAGCCCGAATTTCCGCATCGCGGACCATTTTACCGATTCCCCCGACGAGCGGATGACCGGCGCGCCCTGGCTCTGCGAGCACCTGACCGAGGGTTTCGTTCCGGCATGGCAGGCGCTGCTGCCGAACGGCGAATACGACAGTGCGATTGCTGCGACAGGGCTGTCCAGATGGCACAACTATTATCTTGAAGGACTTTCATGGCTGATAAAGGTAAATGATTTCGATGGTATCTATCTCGACGGTGTCGGATACGATCGTCAAATTATGAAGCGGGTGCGCAGAACGCTGGATCAGGCCAAGCCGGGCTGCCTGATTGATTTCCATTCGGGCAATAACTATAATCCGCTGTACGGGCTGGCGAATCCGATCATTCAGTATTTGGAACTGATGCCGGGCATCGACAGTCTCTGGCTGGGCGAAGGTTATGACTACGAAAATACCTCTCCGGAATACTGGCTTGCGGAAGTCAGCGGCATACCCTTCGGCCTGATGGGTGACATGCTTTCGGCCGGCGGCAACCGCTGGCGCGGCATGGTCTTCGGTATGACGGCGCGGTACGGTTGGCAGCAGGGAGGGAACCCTGTGCCGGTGTGGGAATTGTGGAAGCGGTTTGGCATGCAGGGCACAAAAATGCTGGGATGGTGGGATGAAGACTGCCCTGTCAAAACAAACAGTGACAGGCTTAAGGCGACCGCCTTCGTCGGGGAAGACCGCTGCATGATTGCTGTCGCATCATGGGAAAAAGAATCGGCCGCTGTCCGTTTTGATATCGATTGGGCAAAACTCAACGTATCCGAATCCGACCGCATCACAATTCCGTTTATTCAAGATTATCAGGATGAAGAACCGTTCGACTTCAGCAAACCGCTCGGCATTGAACCGAATAAAGGGAAGATCATCATCATCCGAAAAGGATGACCGCCGCTTTCAAATTCATTATTTCAATTTCTCATTCCATCAGCGCTTTGGATAACGGCTTCGCGAGCGCCGCGCAGCAGCCGCCATGCGCCGGCTGTCCCAAAGCTGCCGCAAAATGCCGTTTTGTTTCGACATCGTCGAGATTTTAGGCGACGAAATCACCCTGATCGAAAACGCTTTTTGAATATGTAGGGGTCGGCATCCTTGACGACCCGTAAGCAACAGTTATCGCTTTTAAAAAAGGACCTTACTATAATCCAATTGCATTTGCGTTATATTAATTGTTGCAAAACTGAATGCTCTCAAATCTGCATTGCCTGATGACAGGCTTGATATATAAACCTCATCCTTATAAAGCAGTATTACATTATAATCGCCGTCACTCCAAAATGTTTCCACATTTGGCCCTTTTTCTTCAACTCTGTTAAGCAAACTCATTATGTATTCTGCATTTTGAATACTCAGCTTTTTCTTTCCCGTAAAATCGGTTGAAATCAGAGATTCCTTGGAACGTATATCACGACTATTCATACATTGACCTTTTGCATATTGTAAAACCCCGTTACTCTCCAGTAAATAATAATATGTCGGATAACTTGCGCCGGATGTTATGGTCATTTTGAAAACAACATTATGAAAGGGACTGTACCACAGTGTTTTGAATGAGCTGAAATAGATCTTCCATGTACATGCTCCGATGATCAGTAATAACGATAATATGATTGCCGTAATTTTAATTGGCTTTTTCATAAAATGATGAACCCTCCGTTTATGGTATATATTACCATCGAAGTAGAGTTTCGTCAAGATCATACCTATAAACAAAAGCGGACGGAAGCTCAAAGCTCCGCCCGCTCAATTTTTCTTACGCCTGCGCGGTGGCCGTGCAGACATTCTTGCCTCCCTTGTATTCAGTAACGGCTGCGCCGTTCCCGCAGGAATGGGGGCAGAATTGCTATGCAATTCATCTTCCGCCTGAAGCGGTGGTTGGATTCATATTTGTAGGGAAGCGAAATCCGCGCGGCGGGACAAGGTTGCCGACCCCTGCAACTCGGACGGCCAATGGCCGCCCCTACGCCATAATTCTTGATTTTGAATTCTGAATTCCGAATTTCCCTACTCCATCAGCGCTTTGGATAACGGTTTTGCGAGCGCCGCGCAGGCAGCCGCCGCGATCACGATGCCCGGAATCATATAGAGCGCGTTATAGGCCGCCGAATAGAGCCAGACCGTCGGCGTGTGCATAAACCAGACCTTCGGCGCCGCGAAGCTCGCGTAAAAGACCACGCCGCTGACGATGTGGACGAGCCATCGCGCGAATCCGCCGATGACCGCGCCGAGCGCCCAGCCGCCCGCGCTCTTTTTGAGCATCATCAGCCCCGCCAGCCCGACCATCATATACGCGAGCGGATAATCCATGATGAGCGACCAGATGTTGACCGCGTACCCCTCGTTGAAATATTGGATCATACCGGCCACCGCGCCCGCCATGAGCCCCGAAAAAACCCCGCGCCGCAGCGCGTAGATCATCAACGGAATCATCGCGAAGTCGATGGAGCCGCCCTCGGGGCCGACCGGGATGCGCAGCAAACTCAGCACCGCCGACAGCGCGACCATGACGGCGCCTTCGGCAAGCACGAGCAGCTTTTTGTTTCTGATTTTTTGCATTGCCATAGGAAACATCCTTTCAAACTTTCAACCGCATTCCGTGATCATGTTGATAAATGAATAAACAAAACCGCCGATAAAATATCGACGGCTTACAAGTCATTGCGTTGAGCATGTACCTCCGTCGGCATTATCCGAATCAGGTTCAAGGCCGTAAATTTACGGCCTATGGGTTTCGGGCAAGGGACCCGCTCTCAGCCGACCCGTTCGTCGGCACCCCAATGCAGTTGTAAATTCATTTTATCACAATCCGTAAAAATGTCAACCCAACATTTTTCGCAGAGACGTCAATAACTTTTTTTCGCGGCGCGAGACCTGCACCTGGGTCATTTTCAACCGTTTCGCCGCCTGGGTCTGGGTCAGCATGCAAAAATAACGCAGCCGGAGCAGTTCGCGGTCGTCTTCTTCAAGCTCCTTCATCGCCTTGATCAGCGACAGGCGGTCGGTCAGCTGTTCCTCCTCGAACGGCACGGGGATGTCCAGCTGGCTCTCCTCGTCCTCCTCGTTGCTGACCGTCAGTGAGATCGTCGGCGCGGCGGCCTGAATCGCGTCTGCCGCCGTCTCGGGCTCCACGCCGAGCAAAACCGCGAGTTCCGACACCGTCGGCTCGCAGCCGTTTTCGCGGCAATATTCCTCGCGCGCACGCAGCGCGTTCATCGAAAGCTGCTTTAAAGCCCGTCCGATTTTGATTGAACCGCCGTCCCGGAACTGGCGTTTGATCTCTCCCAGAATCGCGGGCACCGCGTAAGTCGAGAATCGCAGCCCCCGCTCGGACTCGAATCCGTCCGCCGCTTTGCATAATCCCACGCATCCGGCCTGGAACAGATCGTCATAATCGATTCCGCGCCCCCGAAAACGGTACGCGGCCGCCCGGACAAGGCCGAGATTTTCGGTAATCAGCAGCTCGCGCTGCGGCGACCGGAACTTTTCGTTTGCCCTGCTCTTCAATTTTTCCGACCCTGCCACCTAACGCCCTTTCCTGTCGGACTTCTTTTCGGCGTCCGGACTGATCAGCCGTTTCTTTAAGGTCACGGAAGTCCCTCTGCCGGGCTTGGAGCGTACAGCGACGCCGTCGGAAAACTGCTGCATCACCGTGAACCCGAGTCCCGAGCGCTCACCGCTTGTCGACGTGGTAAACAGCGGCTCCATCGCCTGCCTGACGTCGGCGATGCCGCGCCCCTTGTCCGAGATCTTTATGTAAAGCACCCCGTCCGAAGTCAGTTTGGCCGCCATGACGATCTCACCCGAACTGCTCGGATAGGCGTGAACGATGCAGTTGGTCACTGCCTCGCTCACCGCCGTTTTGACGTCCGAAATGACGTCGCAGGGCGGATCGGCCTGCGCCGCGAAGCAGCCGGCAATCGCTCTCAAAAAACTCTCGTTAACCGACTTGGCCGGAACCGTCAGACGCATTTTGTTGATCACTTTCATTGGTATTATCCCCTTTCTCACTTTCCCGAAATTCCGCGATCCGATCCAGCCCCGCCAGTTTCATCACCCTTTTTTGGCGCGCTGTCAGCCCGCTGACAGCCACTTTGCCGCCCCACGCCTCGATCACGCGAAACCGCCCCATCACCAGTCCGATGGCCGAACTGTCGATGAAGGTCACGTCGGAAAAATCCAGCTCCACTTCCGCGGGGCGTTTGCGCATCAGCGCGTCGTCGATTTGCGGCCGAAACCGCGCGGCCTCGTGGTGGTCAATTTCCCCGCTCAGATAGACAGTCACCCTATCGAGCGCAATTTTAATCAGCATCTCTATCTCCCTTTCTTTGTTTCGGAGGTGCTTCGCCTGTCGATTACCGCATCACGGCACTTCAAAAGGCGAAACTTCCTCTCGCTCGCCGATTGATTTGATAAAAGCATACCGCAGCCCGCGCGAAAAACTTGTCGAAATCCGAATCCCCGAAAGCGGGTATTTTGCTTTTCTCGCTCGGCGAAAACCCGATTATTTTGCCTTTTTAAAATCAAAACACTTGCAAAAAAAAGGGCGGTATGTTATAATAGCGCTTGCGCCTTTTATAAGGAAGCATCAACAGATAGGAGAATTTTCATGAGCGTTTTTGAATATGTCATCGGCGGGTTGCTGCTGGTGGTGTCCATTGTGCTCACCGTCGTAATTTTGCTCCAAAAAGAGAGAGCAAGCACCTCCAACAATGCGTTCGAGGCGGATACATCCGACAGCTATTACAGCAAAAACAGCAGCCGCACCAAAGAAGCCGCGCTCAGCCGGATCACCAAGATCCTTTCGGTCGCGATGTTCGTGCTTGCGATCGCCATCAATATTTTCATCAATGTGTCCAACAACTCCAAAAACACTTCCAGCTCCGCGAGCAGCGCCGCGTCCGGCACTGTTTCCTCGGCCTCCGGAGACACCGCGCTCGAGTCCACCCTCAGCGCCGTGTTCGCTTCTTCAACCGCGGCCTCGGCTCCGGCCTCCGTTGAAAGCGCCGCGAGTTCGGTTCCGACCGCTTCGAGCCAGGGTTAGTCCGTTCATAAAAAGTGCCGCCGCAGCGGGCCTGCCCGCTGCGGCGCTTTTACAGTAAATTGAATTTGAGTGTCACAGCTCGCAGAATGAGATTCCTTTATAATAGGTCTTCAGAATCTGCGAATAGGTCTTCCCCGCTTTTGCAAGCGCGCCCGCCCCGTATTGGCTCATTCCGACGCCGTGCCCCCAGCCCTTGACCGAAAAGGTGAATTCGCTGTTTTTATATGCCACCTCAAAGCAGGCCGAACGCAGCCCGAAGAGTTCCCGCAGCTGCAGCCCCGTCAGCGAAATCCCGCCGATTTTCGCGGCGCTGACATACCCGGCAGGCGTCCGAAGAAGTTCTTCAAACCACTTTTTCTGATCCGAGGGCAGTTCGCATCCCGCTTTTTCAAGCGCTGTTTTCACCTCATCCGTTGAAAGCATCACTTTTGACAGATAATCGGGCGACTGCTCGTCCCCGGAACTGTCGACTCCGACCAGATACGGCGAATAGGCGCCCCAGATATTCTGCGCGCTCTCGGTCTTGCCGCAGCTGATGGCATGATAAGTCGCCACAATCGGCTCGCCCTCGTAAACCATGATCAGATCACCCACCTCTTCAACCAGTTTGTCAAGGCGTGCGATCTGCTCCTCCCAGTCATCGGGATACAGTTTTTTGATCTCCTCATCGCCGATGTACGCCTGTCCGACTGCCGGGTCGTCGGAGATATCGGCGCCGGCAAGCGAAGCCGTAGGGCTGCTGCGCTCGCGGATCTTGTAACTCACCGCATAGGTATGCGCCGCGACAATCTGGGCTTTCAGAGCTTCATCCGGGTATTCGAGCGGCATTTCGGCGGCAGCCGCGCCGCGCAGATATGCCTTCGGGGTCAGAGCGATCACCTTTCCGCTCGCCGACAAAAAGACTTTGTACTCCGACTCGTCGCCCGAAGCGGGTGAGGCATTCAGGGAACTCGAACCGGCATAAATCGCGTCAAAGAACTGCGACATCGTGGGAATATCGGATGCCGTCGTCATTTCCGAAGAACTCATCTTTCCGGCCGGCTCCTCCATTTTCGAAACTGCCTGCGCGAGCAGCGGAGCCGCGACCATGCAGATTACTGCAAGCGCAATGCCCGTTTTCAGCTTTTTCATTTTGATTTTCTTCCTCCCCGCACGGTTTTCCCGGAAATTGCGGATCGGCTCCGACACGATGTCGCCGCGCCGACCACAAAATAAAGATATTCACAACCTGTCCGCGGTATGCGCGGAGTTTCTCATCGAAAGGAGACGTCCGGTTTGAAAAAAAACACCATGACCTTCGCGGTCTGCCTCGTCTTTGCAGCGCTGCTGACTGCCGTCAACACCTACGGCGCCGTCGGCACTTCGCAGGTCATGCTGCGCGACGGCATGGGGTATATCTACGCGCTCCTCGCAGTCGGGGCGCTGCTCTGGTTGTTTTTCACCGGCAAAAAACGCTTCCGGACCGAACCGGGGTGGCTCAACACCGGCAAACCGGAATTTTTCTTTTTCGGCGCCGCGGTTTTGACGGTTTCGCTCGTTTCTCTTTCCGAATTTTTACCGCAGCTCGGAAATTTTGACCCGGTCCTCCAGGGCCCGTTTTTGATGACCCGTACGGCTTTCTCCTGCCTCGGCCTCGCGGCCGGCCCGCTGCTTTTTATCGCGGGCGCTTCGAAAAAAGCCGGGCTCAAAGGCCTTTCAACCGCCTTCGCTGCGATTTGGAGCTTTGCCTTTGTGGTTTCGGAATGCACCTTTTTCATTCCTCTGCCCGATATCTCACTCTATCTTCCGCGGCTCGGAACCGCGGTTTTCGCGACGCTGACTTTCTGTTATCTGACAATGGCCGGAAAAGCCGGCCTTCGCCGAAACGCCGCGGGACTTCGCACCTGCGCCGGGGCGCTGATGATGTTCTCGGTTTCGGACATCGTATTCTGGATGGTTTATCACAACAACGCCTTCCGCTCGATGCCCGTTTCGAGTTTTCTGTTCGCGGTTTTCTTCGCGTTATATTCCGTATGGTTTTCTTTTACGCTGGACCGCAGGTTTATATCCCATGACCCGTCGGCGGAGGTGGCGGCCGTTGAACTATGAAATCGTAAATTTTTCGGGCGGTTTTGAACTTCTGAAGCCCGCTTCCGCTTTCCTGAAAAGCGCCGGAGCGCTCTCTTTGAAGGTTCTTTTTGCCCTGCTCACCGAAGGCGGCGGTTCGTCGGAGGCGATGGCCGCGCGATTCGGATGCGAAGACAAAGAGATCCGGGATGCGCTTGCCTACTGGATCGACTGCGGCCTTTTTTCGCGCTGCGGCGGAAAACTCGCCTTTGCCGAACTGCCCGAGCAGAAGAAAACAGTTCAAAAACCGCTCCCGGCCAGCATCGCGGCGGTTCCGGCCATGACTTCGGACGAAGCCGCGAAACGCATCCGCGAAAATGAGGAATTGAAATTTCTGATCGAGCAGATGCAGCGGTGTTTCGGCCGGCTGCTCACTCAGAACGAGGTCTCCCAGACCATCTCGGTATGCGACTATTCGGGGCTTCCCGTCGACGTGATGATTTTGCTCGTCGGCTACAGCGCCTCGGTCGGAAAGACCTCGATGGCTTACATCAAGAAAGTCGCGATGGATTGGGGAGAGCGCGGCATCGTCACCCAGCAGCAGGCCGACGAACAGCTCAAAGCCCTTGCCTCTCAGTCGAGAGCCGACGAGATTGTCACGAAGGCGCTCGACGTCACCGGCAGAAATCTCGTCGCCCGCGAGCGCGAATACGCAAACGACTGGGTCGCCGTCCTCGGTTTTGACGGCGATATGCTCGCAGAGGCCTATTCCCAGTGCGCGCTCGCGACCGGAAAAAGGGATTTTCGATACATTGATAAGATTTTACATAACTGGAGCGAGAACGGAATCGCCACCCTTGAGCAGGCGAAAACCTTCAAACAGAGCCGTTTTTCGAAGACCTCCCGCAAAAAGGCGGACGAAGAGGCGAACGGCGAATTTTTGAAAAACGCCTTGTCTATTAAGGACGTTTGATGTAAAATAGAGCTTGGGGGTGCGAACGATGAACGAGGAGATCCTGCGCAAAGCGGCGGACGAACTCGCCGCCGTCCGCGAACGGAATCTGCGCGAGCAGCAGCGGCGTTTTGAGGAATGCCGTCGGCTGAATTCGCGCTTTTTTGATATCTCCGCCGAAAATTGTGAGCTTGCCGCCGCCATGGTGCGGGTCGCTTTATCCGGCAACACCGACAATCTCCCCCCGCTGAAAGACCGGTCCTTGGCGCTTCGCGCCGAACAGGAGAAACTTTTAAAAGCCCTCGGAAAACCCGAAAACTGGCTTGATGCGATCTTTTCCTGCCCCGTCTGCAAAGACACCGGCATCACCGACGGCAAGCGCTGCGGCTGCGTTCAGAAGCTGATCGCCGAAATCAACACCAAAACTCTGAACGCCCGCTCACCGATGAAGTTACATACCTTTGAGGAATTCGACCTCTCTTATTACGACGATAAACCCGACCCGAAACTCGGAGAGTCGCCGCGCGCAAGAATGACCCAGATTTATAACAAACTGCGCGGTTATGCCGCCAACTTTTCTCCGGCTTCCAGGAGCTTATTGCTCTGGGGCCAGCCGGGACTCGGAAAGACCCATCTTGCCCTCTCGGTCGCATCGGTCGTATTATCCCGCGGTTTCTCGGTCGCCTATATCCCCGCAAACGACCTGTTTTCTCAACTTGACCGTGAGCGTTTTTCAAACGACGAGGAGAACGAAACGCTCAAAACCGCTTTAAACTGCGACTTATTAATCCTCGACGACCTCGGCACCGAATACCTCAACGCCTTTATCCAGTCGCAGTTATACACCATCGTCAATGACCGGCTGCTCGCCCGAAAACCCACGATCATCAGCACCAACCTCGAACCCGGCGAACTCGACGAACGTTACCCGCGCCGGCTGGTCTCGCGCGTCATGGGTGAATACGCCGATTTTCTGCTCACCGGAAAAGATGTCCGAATCATCAAAAAATATAAATGAAATCTTTCAATGTGAAAGGAAGGTCAACTTTATGAACCTCACCAAACAGGAGATCTCCGCGCTGCAAACACTCGCCAAAAGAACCCACGAGGCCGCCTGCGACCCCGTCAATATCGAGCGCGAAAAGGGCTGGAGAGCGCTGAACGGCCTCAAGCCGATCCGCCCGATGGTCATCATCGACCAGCTGCCCTGGAACGAATTCCCCCAGGAAGAACTGACCGGCGCCGTCACCTCCGACCCCTATTGGCAGCGGGCCGAAAAGATGATGCAGCGGATGTTATTCCGCTTCAAATATATCCCCGGCGACGCGATCATCAAAGACGTTTTCACCGTCACCAAGGAGATTTCCGGCATCCACGATTTCGGCCTCAGAGTCAACGAGGACACCGCGAGCATCGAAGAGAGCAGCGAAGTCCGCGGACATTATTATCATGACCAGCTCGAGACCGACGAGATCGTCGACGCTCTGACCCCTAAGCCCATCGTCTATAACGAAGAATCGACCCTGAAGCATCTCGCCGAGGCACATGAGCTGTTCGACGGGATTCTTCCGGTCGCTTTGAACGGCGTCAACCCGCCGAACGACATCTGGGACCACCTGTCGATGTACCGCGGCGTCGAAAACCCGCTGTACGACATGGCGGAGCGCCCGGAGTTCGTTCATAAAATCATGCGCAAATTCACCGACATGTATATCGGCAACCTGCTCGAGCTTGAACGGCGCGGACTGCTCGGACACAGCCAGGAGACCATCCACTGCACCCAGGCGTTCGTCGACGAACTGCCCAAGCCCGGTTTTGATCCGAATCACGTGCGCGCCTGCGACACCTGGGCTTACGGCCTCGCGCAGATGCTCTCGACCGTCTCCCCGGCGATGTTTGAGGAGTTTGAAGTCGACTACTGCAAAGAGTGGGCAAAACACCTCGGCCTGGTTTATTACGGCTGCTGCGACCCGCTCGACCGCAAGATGGCGCAGGTCCGCAAGATCCCGAACGTCCGCAAAGTCAGCATGAGCCCGTGGACCACCCCGGAAGTCGGCGCCGCCGCCATCGCGGGTGACTATGTGTTCTCCTCGAAACCCAACCCCGCGCATCTCGCGGCCCCGACCTTCGACGGCGATATGGTCCGCGCTTATCTGACAAACATCCGCAAAGCCGCCGAGAGCAATAAGTGCCCGGTCGAATTCATCCTCAAAGACGTCAGCACCGTCAAGCATGACTTCAAGCGTCTGGTCGAATGGGAAAAGATCGCGATGGAGGTCGCGAAA
This genomic interval from Oscillospiraceae bacterium contains the following:
- a CDS encoding anti-sigma factor antagonist (This anti-anti-sigma factor, or anti-sigma factor antagonist, belongs to a family that includes characterized members SpoIIAA, RsbV, RsfA, and RsfB.), producing MLIKIALDRVTVYLSGEIDHHEAARFRPQIDDALMRKRPAEVELDFSDVTFIDSSAIGLVMGRFRVIEAWGGKVAVSGLTARQKRVMKLAGLDRIAEFRESEKGDNTNESDQQNASDGSGQVG
- the secG gene encoding preprotein translocase subunit SecG — protein: MSVFEYVIGGLLLVVSIVLTVVILLQKERASTSNNAFEADTSDSYYSKNSSRTKEAALSRITKILSVAMFVLAIAINIFINVSNNSKNTSSSASSAASGTVSSASGDTALESTLSAVFASSTAASAPASVESAASSVPTASSQG
- the spoIID gene encoding stage II sporulation protein D is translated as MKKLKTGIALAVICMVAAPLLAQAVSKMEEPAGKMSSSEMTTASDIPTMSQFFDAIYAGSSSLNASPASGDESEYKVFLSASGKVIALTPKAYLRGAAAAEMPLEYPDEALKAQIVAAHTYAVSYKIRERSSPTASLAGADISDDPAVGQAYIGDEEIKKLYPDDWEEQIARLDKLVEEVGDLIMVYEGEPIVATYHAISCGKTESAQNIWGAYSPYLVGVDSSGDEQSPDYLSKVMLSTDEVKTALEKAGCELPSDQKKWFEELLRTPAGYVSAAKIGGISLTGLQLRELFGLRSACFEVAYKNSEFTFSVKGWGHGVGMSQYGAGALAKAGKTYSQILKTYYKGISFCEL
- a CDS encoding energy-coupled thiamine transporter ThiT is translated as MAMQKIRNKKLLVLAEGAVMVALSAVLSLLRIPVGPEGGSIDFAMIPLMIYALRRGVFSGLMAGAVAGMIQYFNEGYAVNIWSLIMDYPLAYMMVGLAGLMMLKKSAGGWALGAVIGGFARWLVHIVSGVVFYASFAAPKVWFMHTPTVWLYSAAYNALYMIPGIVIAAAACAALAKPLSKALME
- a CDS encoding sigma-70 family RNA polymerase sigma factor — translated: MAGSEKLKSRANEKFRSPQRELLITENLGLVRAAAYRFRGRGIDYDDLFQAGCVGLCKAADGFESERGLRFSTYAVPAILGEIKRQFRDGGSIKIGRALKQLSMNALRAREEYCRENGCEPTVSELAVLLGVEPETAADAIQAAAPTISLTVSNEEDEESQLDIPVPFEEEQLTDRLSLIKAMKELEEDDRELLRLRYFCMLTQTQAAKRLKMTQVQVSRREKKLLTSLRKMLG
- a CDS encoding DnaD domain protein; its protein translation is MNYEIVNFSGGFELLKPASAFLKSAGALSLKVLFALLTEGGGSSEAMAARFGCEDKEIRDALAYWIDCGLFSRCGGKLAFAELPEQKKTVQKPLPASIAAVPAMTSDEAAKRIRENEELKFLIEQMQRCFGRLLTQNEVSQTISVCDYSGLPVDVMILLVGYSASVGKTSMAYIKKVAMDWGERGIVTQQQADEQLKALASQSRADEIVTKALDVTGRNLVAREREYANDWVAVLGFDGDMLAEAYSQCALATGKRDFRYIDKILHNWSENGIATLEQAKTFKQSRFSKTSRKKADEEANGEFLKNALSIKDV
- a CDS encoding ATP-binding protein, with translation MNEEILRKAADELAAVRERNLREQQRRFEECRRLNSRFFDISAENCELAAAMVRVALSGNTDNLPPLKDRSLALRAEQEKLLKALGKPENWLDAIFSCPVCKDTGITDGKRCGCVQKLIAEINTKTLNARSPMKLHTFEEFDLSYYDDKPDPKLGESPRARMTQIYNKLRGYAANFSPASRSLLLWGQPGLGKTHLALSVASVVLSRGFSVAYIPANDLFSQLDRERFSNDEENETLKTALNCDLLILDDLGTEYLNAFIQSQLYTIVNDRLLARKPTIISTNLEPGELDERYPRRLVSRVMGEYADFLLTGKDVRIIKKYK
- the spoIIAB gene encoding anti-sigma F factor, with translation MKVINKMRLTVPAKSVNESFLRAIAGCFAAQADPPCDVISDVKTAVSEAVTNCIVHAYPSSSGEIVMAAKLTSDGVLYIKISDKGRGIADVRQAMEPLFTTSTSGERSGLGFTVMQQFSDGVAVRSKPGRGTSVTLKKRLISPDAEKKSDRKGR